From a single Methanocalculus natronophilus genomic region:
- a CDS encoding AMP-binding protein → MLQQEPNLPDYEKGYAGYSIDIPEYYNFGFDAIDAMAERDRNKLAMIWVNQNGDELFYTFRQLMNLSNQIANMLIKRDVGKGDRVLLMLPRVPEWWTFALAAIKLGVVFCPCPTMLTPQDLKYRVNLGKFRMVITDMENAWKVDEICEDCPSLDLRFVVDGELPDWISYPVELNYPAPASHRLAPFSQTKKTKATDPMVIFFTSGTTGEPKMVVQDHSYPLGHRITGEYWYDLRENDLHFTLADTGWAKSAWGKFFGPWICGACNFVYDIRTKFNPTEIIPLLEKYEITTFCAPPTIFRMLILADLDAFDLSELRHCVSAGEALNPEVIKVWKEATGVTIYEGYGQTETVLCIGTFPCMEPKPGSIGRPAPGWDIELHDENYKPVLPGEIGTIAIKTEPRPIGLFRGYLENQEATDEVFVNGFYYTGDKAMMDEDGYFWFVGRDDDVIKSSGYRIGPFEVESALLEHPGVKESAVIGVPDRIRGTIVKAFVILNDGYEPSDKLVREIQTYVKHVTAPYKYPRVVEFVPDLPKTISGKIKRKELREMELEKFSST, encoded by the coding sequence ATGTTGCAGCAGGAACCAAACCTGCCCGATTATGAAAAGGGCTATGCAGGCTATTCCATCGATATTCCGGAGTATTATAACTTCGGTTTTGACGCAATCGATGCGATGGCGGAGAGAGACAGGAACAAACTGGCGATGATCTGGGTGAACCAGAATGGAGATGAGTTGTTCTACACATTCCGCCAACTGATGAACCTCTCCAACCAGATTGCCAATATGCTCATCAAGCGGGATGTCGGCAAAGGGGACAGGGTCCTTTTAATGCTCCCGAGAGTACCGGAATGGTGGACATTTGCGCTTGCCGCAATCAAGCTTGGTGTCGTCTTCTGCCCGTGCCCGACGATGCTGACCCCACAAGATCTCAAATACAGGGTCAATCTCGGAAAGTTCAGGATGGTCATTACTGACATGGAGAATGCCTGGAAGGTGGACGAGATATGCGAGGACTGCCCCTCACTTGATCTCCGGTTTGTTGTTGACGGTGAGCTGCCAGACTGGATCAGCTACCCGGTGGAACTGAATTATCCTGCTCCCGCGTCCCATCGTCTTGCCCCGTTCTCTCAGACAAAGAAGACAAAGGCAACAGATCCGATGGTGATCTTTTTCACATCCGGAACAACGGGAGAGCCGAAGATGGTGGTTCAGGACCACAGCTATCCTCTTGGACACCGTATCACCGGAGAATACTGGTATGATCTGAGAGAGAATGATCTGCATTTCACGCTTGCTGATACCGGCTGGGCAAAGTCTGCCTGGGGGAAGTTCTTTGGCCCGTGGATCTGCGGAGCCTGTAATTTTGTTTACGATATCAGGACAAAATTCAACCCCACCGAGATCATCCCCCTGCTCGAGAAGTACGAGATCACCACCTTCTGTGCTCCACCAACGATCTTCAGGATGCTCATCCTGGCTGATCTTGATGCATTTGATCTCTCTGAACTCCGCCATTGCGTCAGTGCAGGTGAAGCCCTGAATCCGGAAGTGATCAAGGTCTGGAAAGAGGCAACCGGCGTGACGATCTATGAGGGGTACGGCCAGACCGAGACGGTCCTCTGTATCGGCACATTCCCCTGCATGGAGCCAAAACCAGGGTCAATTGGCAGGCCTGCACCCGGATGGGATATCGAGCTCCATGACGAGAACTATAAGCCTGTTTTACCAGGTGAGATCGGAACAATAGCAATTAAAACAGAACCCCGCCCCATCGGACTCTTCCGCGGATACCTTGAGAACCAGGAGGCAACAGACGAGGTCTTTGTCAACGGATTTTACTATACCGGAGACAAGGCAATGATGGATGAGGACGGGTACTTCTGGTTTGTTGGCCGTGATGACGATGTGATCAAGAGCTCAGGGTACCGGATTGGGCCTTTTGAGGTGGAGTCGGCACTCCTTGAGCATCCGGGTGTCAAGGAGTCTGCGGTTATTGGTGTGCCTGACCGTATCCGGGGGACTATTGTCAAGGCATTTGTGATTCTAAATGATGGGTATGAGCCTTCAGACAAGCTTGTCCGTGAAATTCAGACCTATGTGAAGCATGTGACAGCCCCATACAAATATCCACGGGTAGTTGAGTTTGTCCCCGATCTCCCAAAGACGATATCAGGAAAGATTAAAAGAAAGGAACTGCGGGAGATGGAGCTTGAGAAATTCAGCTCCACCTGA
- a CDS encoding DUF3796 domain-containing protein: MNQTTLKKNPIRLLGLLGFLGLLGLVTGNAGFYGYFGFFAFFAAIGKSDELLHMNLARAGYNAFIVSILGVSAAMAILAMTRSLEIAALFFAGIFIAQILTFLFSFYLYEWKGDPA; the protein is encoded by the coding sequence ATGAATCAGACCACGTTGAAAAAGAACCCTATACGACTGCTGGGTCTTCTTGGATTCCTGGGTCTACTGGGCCTGGTAACGGGAAATGCTGGATTTTATGGATATTTTGGCTTTTTCGCCTTCTTTGCAGCCATTGGTAAATCCGATGAACTGCTCCATATGAATCTTGCGCGGGCGGGATACAACGCCTTCATCGTCTCCATACTGGGAGTTTCAGCTGCAATGGCTATCCTTGCAATGACCCGGTCCCTGGAAATAGCGGCACTCTTCTTTGCCGGTATCTTCATCGCACAGATACTGACGTTTCTCTTCTCGTTTTATCTCTATGAATGGAAGGGAGATCCGGCGTGA
- a CDS encoding helix-turn-helix transcriptional regulator — MKIKTRMKELRARHNLTQEQLAEMVDVRRETIGHIENGKYNLSLLLAYRISRALQSTIEEVFLFDEDD, encoded by the coding sequence ATGAAGATAAAAACACGGATGAAGGAGCTTCGTGCACGCCACAACCTGACCCAGGAGCAGCTCGCAGAGATGGTGGATGTCCGGAGGGAGACGATAGGCCATATCGAGAATGGAAAGTACAACCTCTCCCTTCTTCTTGCCTACCGGATCTCACGTGCACTGCAGAGTACAATCGAAGAGGTCTTTCTCTTCGATGAGGATGACTAG
- a CDS encoding aldehyde dehydrogenase family protein has product MQMMIGDSYVESVSEERIRINNPANGTECGEVPAGKKEDLERAVSAAEEAFRGWADLLPTHRGIVLFRSAGQIRREADRLALILTTEQGKPLREAKDEVLGAAAVFEYYAGSASLVNAGYIDQMPRYGDGIVQRKPLGVCGAIIPWNMPILIASWKIGAALVTGNTLVLKPSIQAPMAVLALGEMMQRSGLPPGVLNIITGGGEAVGDPLARHRGIAKISFTGGIETGHQVARAASESMKRLTLELGGNDPMIVCSDVEPAAVADAALALRMYNCGQICTSPKRMIVLPEVYDAFCARLEERVQGVAAGDPTSSQSMIGPLNNAEGLAGVEDAVSLLADEGAQITWGKLPDGLHDAGFFHPPVLATGCGGDEKVLREEIFGPVIPVIRAADLDDALQIANNTSYGLGASIWTRDMRSARVAADELEAGIVWINQHMKLPPEVPFGGVKESGIGRENGRSFVDAYTEEKTILISR; this is encoded by the coding sequence ATGCAGATGATGATTGGCGATTCATATGTCGAATCTGTCTCAGAAGAGCGCATCCGGATCAATAATCCCGCAAACGGGACGGAATGCGGCGAAGTGCCTGCCGGAAAGAAAGAGGACCTGGAGAGGGCAGTGTCTGCAGCTGAGGAGGCATTCCGGGGATGGGCAGACCTGCTCCCCACCCACAGGGGTATTGTCCTCTTCCGCTCAGCCGGGCAGATCAGGCGGGAGGCTGACCGCCTCGCCCTGATCCTGACAACAGAACAGGGAAAACCACTCCGCGAGGCAAAAGATGAGGTTCTCGGTGCTGCGGCGGTGTTTGAGTACTATGCGGGATCTGCATCACTTGTCAATGCCGGATATATAGATCAGATGCCGCGATATGGCGACGGAATTGTGCAGAGAAAGCCGCTTGGGGTATGCGGCGCCATTATACCATGGAATATGCCGATTTTAATCGCCTCATGGAAGATCGGTGCCGCCCTCGTGACAGGGAACACGCTGGTTCTGAAGCCGTCCATCCAGGCACCAATGGCTGTCCTTGCACTGGGTGAGATGATGCAGCGATCGGGTCTTCCACCGGGGGTGCTCAATATCATTACCGGTGGCGGGGAGGCAGTCGGCGATCCCCTCGCACGGCACCGGGGCATTGCGAAGATCTCGTTTACCGGGGGTATCGAAACCGGCCACCAGGTGGCTCGTGCCGCATCGGAATCGATGAAGCGGCTCACCCTTGAACTCGGCGGAAATGATCCGATGATCGTCTGTTCTGATGTGGAACCGGCTGCTGTTGCAGATGCGGCACTTGCGCTCCGCATGTACAACTGCGGCCAGATCTGCACCTCTCCAAAACGCATGATCGTCCTCCCCGAGGTCTATGATGCCTTCTGTGCCCGGCTTGAGGAGAGGGTGCAGGGGGTTGCTGCCGGAGATCCAACCAGTTCCCAATCGATGATAGGGCCACTCAATAATGCAGAGGGACTGGCAGGGGTAGAGGATGCTGTCAGCCTCCTGGCTGACGAAGGGGCACAGATAACCTGGGGGAAACTGCCTGACGGGCTGCATGATGCAGGATTCTTCCACCCGCCAGTCCTTGCAACTGGGTGTGGAGGAGACGAAAAAGTGCTTCGTGAGGAGATCTTTGGGCCTGTCATCCCGGTGATCCGGGCAGCGGATCTCGACGATGCGTTGCAGATCGCCAATAACACCAGTTATGGCCTCGGCGCCTCTATCTGGACACGTGATATGAGATCAGCCCGGGTTGCTGCAGATGAGCTTGAAGCGGGAATAGTCTGGATCAACCAGCATATGAAGCTCCCGCCGGAAGTACCGTTTGGCGGGGTGAAAGAGAGCGGGATCGGGAGGGAGAATGGCCGCTCGTTTGTCGATGCCTACACAGAGGAGAAGACGATTCTCATCTCCCGCTAA
- a CDS encoding HAMP domain-containing sensor histidine kinase, with translation MKIDTPSPSLSFRWLLFVVILVLILVTTGAVLAANYQSSTATLEDNRQTLQENTEYTLIQSMELVDRGLHLFDHSLDYKLKEPMDRFLMAYEESGGDPGKIDLKGLKADLGEEYELYIINDAGVVEYTTYPPDHLMDFSIYPQFFSRLTSIREGNIYVTDRITTEIQTGELRKFVYHPTPDNRYILEIGYMSDEVRDLRLGLRYTEIKQPVLEMNPYLTSIRIYNFLGEEVGNSSYAPLDARTRIITSVLETGETVVHEDPTTGSYTRFIFVDLSGIGNPPEMNLVAELAYTREPIQKELAHLLATHLGIAIVAVLFGGILAYGVTNRLARPIHRLVDDTDRIAGGDLDHPITPSRLPELRSLSFSLQSMVTHLKEMMQRLSASEEALKAKNEELEDTVLERTSELSDAHAQANFYLDIITHDIQNTNHTAQLALALLEEEVRGSTDVYIPQIRASLQKSDAIISRVSTLREIQERDEALQPIHIAPLLRSEADTHPEISLSMDDEDPVVLADPLISQAFANLIDNSLKFGGDGVAIWISVTGRDDWVMIQIDDTGPGIPDSHKNEIFGRYTRGSSWIRGKGLGLFIVKTLIVDRYGGSIRVEDRVPGDYTQGLSFIITLKKG, from the coding sequence ATGAAGATAGATACGCCATCCCCTTCACTTTCATTCCGATGGCTGCTCTTTGTTGTAATTCTTGTTCTCATCCTTGTTACCACCGGGGCAGTGCTGGCTGCCAATTACCAGTCATCAACAGCCACGCTTGAGGACAACCGCCAGACACTCCAGGAGAACACCGAATATACCCTTATCCAGTCAATGGAGCTTGTGGATCGCGGACTTCACCTCTTTGATCACTCCCTTGATTATAAGCTGAAAGAGCCGATGGACCGGTTTCTCATGGCATACGAGGAGAGCGGGGGCGATCCCGGAAAAATCGATCTCAAAGGGCTAAAAGCTGATCTGGGCGAAGAATATGAACTCTATATTATCAATGACGCAGGTGTTGTTGAGTACACGACATACCCTCCCGATCACCTCATGGATTTTTCCATATACCCGCAGTTTTTCAGCCGCCTGACATCTATCCGGGAAGGCAACATCTATGTCACCGACAGGATCACAACAGAGATACAGACCGGAGAACTCCGGAAATTTGTCTATCACCCGACACCAGATAATCGCTATATCCTTGAGATTGGTTATATGAGCGATGAGGTGAGAGATCTGCGCCTGGGTCTCCGGTATACGGAAATCAAACAGCCAGTCCTTGAGATGAACCCGTATCTCACCTCGATCCGTATCTATAATTTTCTTGGAGAGGAAGTTGGAAACTCGTCCTATGCCCCTCTGGACGCTCGCACCCGGATCATCACCAGTGTGCTTGAGACCGGGGAGACTGTTGTACATGAGGACCCAACAACCGGCTCATATACCCGTTTCATCTTTGTTGATCTCTCGGGCATCGGCAACCCCCCTGAGATGAACCTGGTTGCAGAACTTGCGTATACGAGAGAGCCGATCCAGAAGGAACTTGCTCATCTCCTTGCAACCCACCTTGGAATTGCAATAGTGGCGGTTCTTTTTGGCGGCATCCTGGCATACGGTGTTACAAACCGCCTGGCACGCCCGATACATCGCCTGGTTGATGATACAGACAGAATCGCAGGCGGTGACCTCGACCACCCGATCACCCCATCGCGCCTGCCGGAACTCAGGTCACTCTCCTTCTCTCTCCAGTCTATGGTTACGCATCTGAAGGAGATGATGCAGCGGCTTTCTGCATCTGAAGAGGCACTGAAAGCAAAGAACGAGGAGCTGGAGGATACCGTACTGGAGCGGACGAGTGAACTGAGCGACGCCCACGCACAGGCCAACTTCTACCTTGATATCATCACGCACGATATCCAGAACACAAACCATACCGCCCAGCTCGCTCTTGCTCTCCTTGAGGAAGAGGTTCGTGGGTCAACTGATGTTTATATTCCCCAGATCCGGGCGTCTCTTCAGAAGAGTGATGCGATCATCAGCCGTGTATCAACCCTGAGAGAGATCCAGGAGAGAGATGAAGCTCTTCAGCCGATCCATATTGCCCCTCTGCTCAGGAGCGAGGCAGATACCCACCCGGAGATTTCACTCTCGATGGATGACGAGGATCCCGTTGTGCTGGCTGATCCACTCATCTCACAGGCTTTTGCCAATCTCATCGACAATAGCCTCAAGTTCGGTGGCGATGGAGTTGCCATTTGGATCTCGGTTACCGGAAGAGACGACTGGGTCATGATCCAAATCGATGATACCGGCCCCGGGATCCCGGATAGTCATAAAAACGAGATCTTTGGCCGATATACGCGGGGCAGTTCATGGATCCGGGGGAAAGGGCTTGGCCTCTTTATTGTGAAGACCCTGATCGTGGACCGGTATGGGGGCTCCATCCGGGTGGAGGATCGCGTGCCCGGAGACTATACACAGGGGCTCTCGTTTATCATCACCCTGAAGAAGGGTTAG
- a CDS encoding DUF3784 domain-containing protein, which translates to MNGAPILILLITEFIAVVFIALGYFIKIRKMTNLIAGFDPKKCRDPDGLIAWVGNSLLALGIGAGLLFVIMWLFPLYSVLLFLVYMAGVIPVAAIIVAVGARKFDAE; encoded by the coding sequence ATGAACGGCGCACCTATCCTCATTCTGCTCATCACCGAGTTTATTGCGGTGGTCTTCATTGCTCTTGGCTACTTTATCAAGATCCGGAAGATGACAAACCTGATTGCGGGATTTGATCCCAAAAAATGCCGTGATCCCGATGGACTTATAGCCTGGGTTGGCAACAGTCTCCTTGCGCTTGGGATAGGAGCAGGACTGTTATTTGTGATAATGTGGCTCTTTCCACTCTATTCGGTGCTTCTTTTCCTTGTCTATATGGCAGGCGTCATCCCGGTTGCAGCCATTATCGTTGCAGTGGGTGCAAGAAAGTTTGATGCTGAGTAA
- the ftsA gene encoding coenzyme F390 synthetase translates to MGKVIASAAMLFSMGQVGYFRETIETMPRGDLDGIIDERVRYTIRYAHDHSPFYRNWFKDHGINVADIREHEDLLTLPIISGSTIRNNQPPITDGFRFLSSRMDEVYTIHETSGTSGVPKSFFLTWQDWLRYSEKYARIFRSYGISKGDRIVVCASYGMNVGATMMTLAARRTGSTIIPEGKCTFPIRVIKNYKPTVVIGSVFKLIRLARRLQNEGIDPKESGIERLVVGGESFAEASRRYLGTLWDCEVYNTYGSTEGTVCGECVAKAGLHVPEDLIHMDLYNPRMDSFVPDGEYGRIILTKLLPVGERCGTLLINYDTEDATAVVSRERCACGRTSVRIKTPEREGERFWIEEYSFNRVDIERGVFQEENMEYLTGEYEAFLYGGRETDSTILRVSLECRDPAHLDAELIQETFRKAFFRFKPDLRELYINGTLEILFHFTGPGELELYKVQGRPKRVVDRR, encoded by the coding sequence ATGGGAAAGGTTATTGCATCTGCTGCCATGCTTTTCTCTATGGGCCAGGTTGGGTACTTCAGGGAGACGATCGAGACGATGCCACGCGGAGATCTCGATGGGATCATTGATGAGCGTGTCAGGTATACAATCAGGTACGCACACGATCATTCGCCATTCTATCGGAACTGGTTTAAGGATCATGGCATCAATGTCGCTGATATCAGGGAGCATGAGGACCTCCTCACGCTCCCAATCATTTCAGGGAGCACGATTCGGAATAACCAGCCACCGATAACAGACGGGTTTCGGTTCCTCTCCTCGAGAATGGACGAGGTATATACTATTCATGAGACGAGCGGGACCTCAGGCGTGCCAAAGTCGTTCTTTCTCACCTGGCAGGACTGGCTCAGGTATTCGGAGAAGTACGCGCGGATATTCCGATCCTATGGGATATCAAAAGGTGACCGGATTGTCGTCTGTGCCAGTTACGGGATGAATGTCGGTGCGACGATGATGACGCTTGCCGCCCGGCGGACAGGAAGCACGATTATTCCTGAAGGGAAATGTACCTTTCCTATCAGGGTTATCAAAAATTATAAACCGACTGTCGTGATCGGATCTGTCTTCAAGCTGATCAGGCTGGCGAGAAGACTCCAGAACGAGGGGATTGATCCAAAAGAGTCCGGTATAGAGCGTCTTGTTGTCGGCGGGGAGAGTTTTGCCGAGGCATCAAGGAGATATCTCGGTACCCTCTGGGACTGTGAGGTGTACAATACCTACGGAAGTACTGAGGGGACGGTGTGCGGGGAATGTGTTGCAAAAGCCGGCCTTCATGTCCCCGAAGACTTAATCCACATGGATCTCTACAACCCCCGGATGGATTCCTTTGTTCCGGATGGTGAATACGGCAGGATCATCCTGACGAAACTCCTGCCTGTCGGGGAGCGGTGTGGAACACTCCTCATCAATTACGATACTGAGGATGCAACCGCAGTCGTTTCGCGTGAGCGGTGTGCCTGCGGACGGACATCGGTTCGGATCAAGACACCTGAGCGGGAGGGAGAGCGTTTCTGGATCGAAGAATACTCATTTAACCGGGTGGATATCGAACGCGGGGTCTTCCAGGAGGAGAATATGGAGTACCTCACTGGCGAATACGAGGCGTTCCTCTATGGAGGGCGCGAGACAGATTCAACGATCCTGCGGGTAAGCCTCGAATGCAGGGATCCCGCACACCTTGATGCAGAGCTGATCCAGGAGACCTTCAGGAAGGCATTCTTCCGCTTCAAGCCCGATCTCAGGGAGCTCTATATAAATGGCACCCTTGAAATACTCTTCCACTTCACAGGACCTGGTGAACTTGAACTCTATAAGGTTCAGGGGCGGCCAAAACGGGTTGTTGACAGGCGGTGA
- a CDS encoding HAMP domain-containing sensor histidine kinase has translation MTGMVLHFNYYQTKTHLEADVQKFQENTEFSLLQSMSLVDHGLLLFDQSLDHKLREPMDLFLLAYEESGGDPGRIDLEALKTSFGEGYELYIINSEGVIEYTTYPPDLLLDFSEVPWFFDHLTDIREGGVYVSDRLTFDLATGIDRKFVYHPTEDERYVLEISYRDDTIDEIRASLRYTDLAAEIVEMNPYLTGVRIFDIFGDEVGNSSYVPLDWRNEILDEVRSDGEPIQLSSPEGNMYSRYIYPDFTPHGSPAMMNLVAELTYTTEPIEQKLNYLFRTHLFFGGILVLIFGLLAFVATSRLTRPIDRLINDTDRIAGGDLNHQIAPSRLPELRSLSLSLQQMIDRLKGMMEQLQASEEELKVQNEELEQRVEDRTRELSVALAEQKRNSGALHMANTKLHLLTSVTRHDIQNKLLALRGYIDIALESNPDPTTSTILKEAGETAAAIGDHIAFTALYEKIGLDEPQWIPLQGLLKGLVKGPVTLVNECADFSIYADPMVELVFSNLMDNTLRHAHEATRVTLSCKETESGLTIIWEDDGPGVRDDLKEKIFERGVGNNTGFGLFLAREILGITNIPIRETGVEGEGARFEILVPNDSFRMNDK, from the coding sequence ATGACAGGGATGGTTCTCCATTTTAACTACTATCAGACCAAAACTCATCTGGAAGCCGACGTGCAAAAATTCCAGGAGAACACCGAATTCAGTCTTCTCCAGTCGATGAGTCTCGTGGATCACGGGCTCCTGCTCTTTGATCAGTCCCTTGATCATAAGCTCAGGGAGCCGATGGATCTCTTCCTCCTTGCATATGAAGAGAGTGGGGGAGATCCCGGCAGAATCGATCTTGAAGCCCTGAAAACCTCCTTTGGCGAGGGGTATGAACTCTACATCATCAATTCTGAAGGCGTTATCGAATATACCACCTATCCTCCGGATCTCCTCCTAGACTTCTCAGAAGTCCCGTGGTTCTTCGATCACTTAACAGATATCAGGGAAGGTGGCGTCTATGTCTCTGATCGGCTGACCTTTGATCTCGCAACCGGCATTGACAGAAAATTTGTCTATCATCCAACAGAGGATGAACGGTATGTCCTTGAGATCAGCTATAGGGATGACACAATCGATGAGATCCGCGCCAGTCTCCGGTATACGGATCTGGCAGCAGAGATTGTGGAGATGAATCCGTACCTGACAGGCGTTCGGATATTTGACATATTTGGAGACGAGGTGGGGAACTCTTCCTATGTACCTCTCGACTGGAGAAATGAGATTCTGGACGAGGTCCGGAGCGATGGAGAACCAATCCAGCTATCTTCTCCCGAGGGGAACATGTATTCACGCTACATCTATCCGGACTTTACCCCGCATGGCAGTCCGGCAATGATGAACCTGGTTGCAGAACTGACCTATACGACTGAACCAATAGAGCAGAAGCTCAATTACCTGTTCCGGACTCACCTCTTCTTTGGGGGGATTTTGGTGCTCATCTTTGGCCTCCTGGCATTTGTTGCGACCTCCAGGTTAACCCGCCCTATTGATCGCCTGATCAATGATACAGACAGAATCGCAGGTGGCGATCTCAATCACCAGATCGCTCCTTCACGCCTTCCGGAACTCAGGTCGCTCTCCCTCTCTCTCCAGCAGATGATCGACCGGTTGAAGGGCATGATGGAACAGCTTCAGGCATCAGAAGAGGAGCTGAAGGTGCAGAATGAAGAGCTTGAGCAGAGGGTCGAAGATCGGACGAGAGAACTGAGCGTGGCACTTGCGGAGCAGAAAAGGAACTCAGGAGCACTCCATATGGCCAACACGAAGCTCCATCTCCTGACGAGTGTCACCCGCCATGATATCCAGAACAAGCTCCTGGCGCTCCGCGGCTATATTGATATCGCCCTTGAATCAAATCCGGATCCCACAACGTCAACAATCCTGAAGGAAGCGGGTGAAACAGCCGCCGCTATTGGGGATCATATCGCCTTTACCGCTCTGTATGAAAAAATCGGTCTTGATGAGCCACAGTGGATTCCTCTGCAGGGGCTCCTGAAAGGGCTTGTAAAAGGGCCGGTTACACTGGTAAACGAATGTGCTGACTTCTCCATCTATGCTGACCCGATGGTGGAACTGGTCTTCTCAAACCTGATGGACAACACGCTCCGACATGCACACGAGGCAACCCGGGTTACTCTCAGCTGTAAGGAGACCGAATCCGGCCTTACCATTATCTGGGAGGATGACGGCCCGGGTGTCCGGGATGACTTGAAAGAGAAGATATTCGAGCGTGGCGTTGGTAACAATACCGGCTTTGGCCTGTTTTTAGCACGGGAGATCCTTGGGATCACCAACATCCCGATTCGGGAAACCGGCGTCGAGGGTGAGGGCGCACGGTTTGAGATACTGGTTCCAAACGACTCGTTCAGAATGAATGATAAGTGA
- a CDS encoding MBL fold metallo-hydrolase, with protein sequence MMTPQITWSMERKHSFIARMPDEPGSLLKAAGIIRQQNGNINRIQFDRRIDKNTVFFEMTATEGQYEQIRQELLDIGYLQSTIPPINILLLHIYLPIPHQPGALYDVLTTIGQAGADVAEIDFDDTGKNPDRLTLRLNVVDSPRVGEVIDAIKSRYRLEILAYDQLGEALDETIFYICFAQKIRPFIGEANDEFLLSLLGDLNHVVQELTNRGENPRDVFDSIYRIGTFLSRTTGDGFYADYQELSLPGDAHLVCIQPPGGGNVFLFSAGARRMMVDTGYGIYHEDLDHMLHHIGLHGFGDLFRIVCTHADADHCGGAGFFSMGTHLHEGTAAIIDCNNRGYGSQSEHLILESVYTEMINLFSNCTPPKNRLLFPSEILGYRRIFPIIDTFQIGDHHVEVLESLGGHIHGQVFLLVPDLGLLFTADALMNFRSLTPDRQEYNSLADFLVTSVNVDSDLARTERHELMALAGEIDSAMMEKGGRCLVCGGHGAVSVILNGSLVPVGSVMQYRHPG encoded by the coding sequence ATGATGACGCCCCAGATTACCTGGAGCATGGAGAGAAAGCATTCCTTCATTGCCAGGATGCCTGATGAGCCCGGTTCTCTGTTGAAAGCAGCTGGTATCATCAGGCAGCAGAATGGCAATATAAACCGCATACAGTTTGACCGGAGGATCGACAAGAATACGGTCTTCTTCGAGATGACGGCAACTGAAGGCCAGTATGAGCAGATCAGGCAGGAGCTTCTGGATATCGGCTATCTTCAATCCACAATCCCCCCGATCAACATCCTGCTCCTGCACATCTACCTCCCGATACCCCACCAGCCCGGTGCGCTCTATGATGTACTGACCACCATCGGGCAGGCAGGTGCCGATGTTGCGGAAATCGACTTTGACGACACCGGCAAAAACCCGGATCGCCTGACGCTCAGGCTCAATGTTGTTGACTCCCCGCGTGTCGGGGAGGTGATTGATGCCATCAAGAGCAGGTACCGGCTGGAGATCCTTGCGTACGATCAACTCGGAGAAGCCCTGGACGAGACCATATTCTACATCTGCTTTGCCCAGAAGATACGTCCCTTCATTGGTGAGGCAAATGATGAATTCCTCCTCTCGCTCCTTGGGGATCTCAATCATGTCGTTCAGGAGCTGACAAACAGGGGAGAGAACCCACGGGACGTCTTTGACAGCATCTACCGTATCGGGACATTCCTCTCCCGGACGACAGGTGATGGCTTCTATGCCGATTACCAGGAGCTGTCACTGCCAGGTGATGCCCACCTCGTCTGCATCCAGCCCCCGGGTGGTGGAAACGTCTTTCTCTTCTCTGCTGGTGCCAGGCGGATGATGGTAGATACCGGCTATGGGATCTATCATGAGGATCTCGATCATATGCTCCATCATATCGGGTTGCACGGCTTTGGAGACCTTTTTCGGATCGTCTGCACACACGCAGATGCTGATCACTGTGGGGGTGCAGGATTCTTCAGCATGGGAACTCATCTTCACGAGGGAACAGCGGCAATCATCGACTGTAATAACCGGGGATATGGATCCCAAAGCGAACACCTGATCCTCGAATCGGTGTATACAGAGATGATCAACCTCTTCTCGAACTGCACGCCTCCAAAAAACCGTCTTCTCTTCCCTTCAGAAATCCTCGGTTACCGCCGTATCTTCCCGATCATCGATACATTCCAAATCGGAGATCACCACGTTGAGGTGCTCGAAAGCCTCGGCGGCCATATCCATGGCCAGGTATTTCTGCTTGTACCCGATCTGGGTCTCCTCTTCACTGCTGACGCCCTGATGAATTTCAGGAGCCTGACTCCGGATCGTCAGGAATATAACTCTCTTGCGGATTTCCTTGTCACTTCAGTCAATGTCGACTCGGATCTTGCCCGGACTGAACGCCATGAACTGATGGCGCTTGCAGGGGAGATCGATAGTGCCATGATGGAGAAGGGAGGCAGGTGCCTCGTCTGCGGGGGCCATGGTGCAGTCTCGGTCATTCTGAATGGAAGCCTTGTCCCAGTCGGCTCAGTCATGCAGTACCGCCATCCTGGATAA